In Liolophura sinensis isolate JHLJ2023 chromosome 2, CUHK_Ljap_v2, whole genome shotgun sequence, a genomic segment contains:
- the LOC135462535 gene encoding uncharacterized protein LOC135462535, giving the protein MVKSTMLSSAAAHWTLLVVFFLCAECMYAVTVKVKATVVTEENTADVILPCEFVLENPNQIYSMRWDMGRDVVIVNDTLNRVFYGEKYTYRVKWGDGCSLILSHPSLNDSGKYRFSIVALGDQNKWETAYVELKVIKAGLKETTSSVSRVPQSTDPTPANKTTEDRRTSPIWEYFIPMTIVSIVTVISQILLMRYRIRHGHIDTKERLFLGIPFVFSGTGFVTVVVSMAVGNRIAFVGVFAYNKETRRGTEGKVPRFYAD; this is encoded by the exons ATGGTAAAGTCAACGATGCTGAGCTCAGCAGCGGCGCACTGGACTCTGCTAGTGGTGTTCTTTCTTTGCGCTGAAT GCATGTATGCCGTCACAGTAAAAGTTAAGGCCACCGTAGTCActgaagaaaacacagcagaTGTGATCCTACCGTGTGAGTTCGTGCTGGAAAATCCAAACCAGATTTACAGCATGAGATGGGACATGGGCAGAGATGTTGTCATTGTGAATGACACTTTGAACCGAGTGTTTTATGGTGAAAAGTACACGTACAGAGTTAAGTGGGGTGATGGATGCTCCTTGATTCTGTCCCACCCTTCTCTGAACGATTCGGGCAAGTACAGGTTTAGTATCGTTGCATTGGGCGACCAGAATAAATGGGAAACAGCCTACGTGGAGCTGAAAGTAATAAAGGCCGGGTTAAAGGAGACAACTTCCAGTG TGAGCAGAGTTCCACAGTCAACTGATCCCACCCCAGCCAATAAAACTACAGAGGATCGGCGTACTTCTCCAATTTGGGAATATTTCATACCTATGACAATTGTTTCCATTGTGACTGTGATTTCTCAAATACTTCTCATGAGGTACAGGATACGACACGGGCATATAG ATACCAAGGAGAGACTTTTCCTAGGAATCCCTTTTGTGTTCTCTGGGACTGGATTCGTCACAGTGGTGGTCAGCATGGCTGTGGGAAACAGGATTGCTTTTGTAG